In Elaeis guineensis isolate ETL-2024a chromosome 1, EG11, whole genome shotgun sequence, a genomic segment contains:
- the LOC105036464 gene encoding mitogen-activated protein kinase kinase kinase 18: protein MARAISNSLCPKDWVRGKAVGNGSFGIVNLAMNRSTGKLFVVKSSRSGMGLQSLKNEADILESLNSPYIVRSLGHEAVDRAASQQEFNLFMEYMAGGSLLDIVEKFGGALDESVIRSYTREILKGIAYLHRNDIVHCDIKCKNVLLGSSGNIKLADFGCARRLGGSSEVDACSKNSSQFSGGTPLWMAPEILKNEGVGFLSDIWSLGCTVIEMATGRPPWTDEVSNPMTAVYKIACCDDLPKLPSGFSNEGLDFLGKCLQKDPKKRWNAEQLLNHPFITGGWNQMCLKEASWSPTSVLHAGSRGNWPLDKLESPTEEDISTWRPFLMQSEISKKLRRMCSKQIDLQATEGWIEVRSG from the coding sequence atgGCCCGAGCCATCTCGAATTCTCTTTGCCCAAAGGACTGGGTTAGAGGAAAAGCAGTTGGGAATGGGTCCTTTGGCATCGTCAACTTGGCCATGAACAGATCCACGGGCAAGCTCTTTGTCGTCAAGTCCTCACGATCTGGCATGGGGTTACAATCCCTGAAGAATGAGGCTGACATCCTTGAGAGTCTGAATTCGCCATACATTGTTCGAAGCCTTGGGCATGAAGCTGTAGACAGAGCAGCAAGTCAACAAGAATTCAACTTGTTCATGGAATACATGGCAGGGGGGAGCCTGTTGGATATTGTGGAAAAGTTTGGTGGAGCACTGGATGAGTCAGTGATTAGATCCTACACCAGAGAAATTCTCAAAGGGATTGCGTACCTTCATAGAAATGATATCGTCCACTGCGATATTAAATGTAAGAATGTGCTCTTGGGTTCATCTGGGAACATCAAGTTGGCTGACTTTGGGTGTGCTAGAAGATTGGGAGGATCTTCGGAGGTTGATGCATGTTCAAAGAATTCATCACAATTTTCCGGTGGGACTCCATTGTGGATGGCACCAGAGATTTTGAAGAATGAAGGTGTCGGATTCCTGTCAGATATATGGTCTCTGGGATGCACTGTGATTGAGATGGCCACTGGAAGACCTCCATGGACCGACGAGGTATCGAACCCGATGACAGCAGTATACAAGATTGCATGCTGTGATGATCTTCCAAAGCTCCCATCCGGTTTCTCCAACGAGGGGCTTGATTTCCTTGGAAAATGTTTGCAGAAGGACCCAAAGAAGAGATGGAATGCTGAGCAATTGCTCAACCATCCATTTATCACTGGGGGTTGGAATCAAATGTGTTTGAAGGAGGCATCCTGGTCACCAACAAGTGTCTTACATGCAGGTTCCAGAGGGAACTGGCCTTTGGACAAATTGGAGTCACCGACCGAAGAAGACATCTCGACATGGAGACCATTCTTGATGCAGTCTGAGATTTCCAAGAAGCTAAGAAGGATGTGCAGCAAACAGATTGATTTACAGGCAACAGAAGGGTGGATTGAGGTTAGATCAGGATGA